One Archangium violaceum genomic window, CCCCCTGGGTGCCGGACTGGACGATGTGGCCATCACAGAAGAGCCACTCGGTCCGGCCATCGGCGAACTTGCGCGCGTAGTACAGGTCCGTGTTGCCCACCTCGGGCTCCTTCGCGCACCACGTCTGGCGCGCCGTCTTCTCCCGCTGGGGCACCCCCTCCTCCCACTTGCGCTGGGCCTCCCTCAAGGCGGACAGCTGGGCGCCCTCCGTCATCCGCGCCCGCGACTGCTCCAGCAGCTCCGTCCCCTTCTGCGCCAGCTCCGAGAGTGTCTTGGACTTCGCGAAGTCGCACTTGCGCACCGCGCCGAGGTTGGTCTGGTACACGTCCAGCACCTTGCCCAGCGAGCCCTCCGCCTCCTTCAGTGTCTCCAGGGCCCGGCCATGGTCCACCGACTGAGGGTTCTTCACCTGCTCCGTGGAGGACAGGAAGTCCGTCAGCAGCTTGTTCACCGAACCCAGCTCCTTCTCCACGGTGCGGGGTTCCGCATTACAGATGTTGGCCCCGGCCTTCGCATAGTCGCGGTACTCCGCGCGCGACAGCCCCAGGTTGTACTTCACCGGCACCACCTTCGTGGCACACCCACCCAGCGCCAGACCCAGGCCTCCGATCATCCACAGCTTCCGGCTCTTGAAATTCATGGCGGCGGACTCTATCGAACCTATCTGTCCCGGTCGAATACGTGTGACCTCAAATTATTTAATGGGTGAACATGTATTCCTGGTTAAGCGGTTTTTGTTTGTGACGAGCCCGTCACGTGCATGCAAGAAGCAGGTGAGTTGAGTCGCGGACGGTTGAGGGGGAGGCGGCGCTGCGTCACACAGTCGTGGCGAAGGTGCCCGAGGGGAGGACCGTCCGGATGTGGAAGCTGCGGTGGGGAGTGCTCGCGGTGGTGATGTTGCTGGCCGCCTGCAAGGAATCCAACCCGGGGACATCCAGTGCACCGGGTGCCACGCGCAAGCCCCAGGTGGCGGGCGGTGGACGGCCGGTGGTGCTGACGGTGGCCTACGGCAGCGAGAAGAAGAGCTGGTTCGAGGAGCAGGCGCGGGCCTTCGAGCGGAGCGGGGCGAAGACGAAGTCGGGGCGGTCCATCCGGGTGGAGGGCCGGGCGATGGGCTCGGGCGAGGCGGTGCAGGACATCGTCTCCGGCAAGCTCCGGGCGCACGTCTACAGCCCGGCCTCCAGCGCGTACCTGCCGCTGCTCAACAGCGCGTGGATGACGTCCAAGGGGAAGACGACGCCGGTGGTGGGCGAGGGTGAGCCGCTGCTGCTCTCGCCCATCGTCATCGCCATGTGGAAGCCCATGGCGGAGGCGCTGGGCTGGCCGGGCAAGCCCATTGGCTGGGCGGACCTGATGAAGGTGGCGGCGGACAAGCGGGGCTGGGGCGCGTACGGGCACCCCGAGTGGGGCCGCTTCAAGCTGGGCCACACCCACCCGGACTCCTCCAACTCGGGCCTGCTGTCGGTGCTGGCCGAGGCCTACGCGGGCTCGGGCAAGACGCGCGGGCTGACGGTGGCGGACGTGGAGCACAAGAAGACGAAGGCGCTGCTGGCGGAGATCGAGGGCACGGTGGTGCACTACGGCAAGTCCACCGGCTTCTTCTCGGACAAGATGCTGCAGCGCGGCCCGGGCTACCTGTCGGCGGCGGTGCTGTACGAGAACCTGGTCATCGAGTCCTACGGCAAGCAGACGGACGCGCCGTTCCCGCTGGTGTCCATCTACCCGGTGGAGGGCACCTTCTGGTCGGATCATCCGTACGCGGTGCTGGACGCGGACTGGGTGGGCGCCGAGGAGCGCGAGGCGGCGCAGGCCTTCATGGCCTTCCTCAAGGCGCGGCCGGCGCAGGAGCGCGCGCTGGCGCTGGGCTTCCGTCCGGCGGACCCCGCGGTGGCCATCGCGGCGCCGGTGGACGCGGCGCACGGCGCGGATCCCAAGCAGCCGCAGACGCTGCTGGAGGTGCCCGGCGCGGACGTGCTGGAGAAGCTGCTGGCCGTGTGGCGCGAGACGAAGAAGCCCACGGACATCACCTTCGTCTTCGACAAGTCCGGCAGCATGTCGGGCCGCCCGCTGGCCGAGGCCAAGGTGGGGGCGAAGCGCTTCCTGGAGTCGCTGTCGGACCGGGACGAGGTGACGCTCGTCCTCTTCGACAACAACGTGTACCCGCCCCTGGGCCCCATGACGCTCGGCAAGGGCCGCGCGGAGCTGCTCGGCCGCGTCGACAACATCATCGCCGAGGGGGGCACGGCCCTCTATTCGGCCACCCAGACCGCCTACAAGCTCGCCCGGGAGCGGGCGCAGAAGGAGCCGGGGAAGATCCACGCCGTGGTGGTGATGACGGACGGCAAGGACGAGCACAGCACCATCACGCTGGGGGACCTGGAGCAGGGCCTGAACGCCTCGAGCGAGGAGAACCCGGTGCGCATCTTCACCATCGCCTACGGCAATGGCGCCGAGGGCAAGGTGCTCGAGCGCATCGCCGAGGCGGCGAAGGGCTCCAGCGCGAAGGGCGGCGTGGAGGACATCGTCCAGGTGTACCGGGACATGGCGTCCTTCTTCTGAGGCGCGGGATGACGGGACAGGGGAGGAGCGGACATGGCCGAGCGGGGTGAGTCGACGTTGGTGGGCTACCTTCCGAAGGTGCTGGCGCGCTCGGCGGGGAGCACGCTCAACCTGGTGGTGGCGGGCACGTCGGCGCTGCTCGCGGCGGCCCTGCGCTCCTGGGCCGTGGCCGCGCTGGGCGCGGTGGCCTACGTCGCGCTGGTGGCCTGGGACGTGGTGTCGCCCGGCTTCTGGAAGGAGACCCTCTCCGGCCGCTCCGAGGAGGAGCGCAAGCTGCCCGCCCCGGGCCGGCTGGAGGATCAGCGGGTGCGCGACTCGGTGCGGGCCATCCATCAGGCGCGCGAGGAGCTGTCGCGCACGCTGGCGGACGCACCGCGCGGAGTGCTGTCGCACCTGGAGCTGGCCCTGTCGTCGCTGAGCGAGCTGGAGGGGCGCGCGGTTCGGCTGGTGCGGCGAGGCGAGGAGCTCTCCCGCTACCTGCGCACGGTGGACATGGGCGCGGTGCGCGAGCAGCTGCGCCTGTTGGAAGAGCAGACCCGGGCGGCGCGGGACGCGGAGGCCCGGGAGCAGTACCAGAGCGCGCACAGGGCTCGCGAGGAGCACCTGGCGGCGCTGCTGGACATCCACGCGGCGCACGAGCGGGTGTTGGCCAACCTCTCGCGCATCGCGGCCACCTTCCAGGGACTCCCCGCCAAGGTGATGCGCCTGCGCGCTCTGGACGCACAGGCCACGGACAGCATGTACGGGGACCTCAACCAGGAGCTCGGCCGCATGAATGGTGAGATCCAGGCCTTCGAGGACACCCTGCAATCGCTCAAGGAGGTTCGAGTCTCATCATGAAGCCCAAGGTCTTCATCATCCTGGGGTTCCTCGTCGCGGTCGGCGCGGTGCTCTTCATCACGTCCTCGAACGGGGACAAGGCGCGGCAGCAGGGCGGGACGGAGACCGCTCCCTCACAGACCCGGACCTCCGGGCCGGTGACGGAGATCTCCTTCCTCTACAGCACGGAGAAGAAGGAGTGGGTGGAGGCCGCGGTGGCGGGCTTCCAGCAGGAGAACCCGTCCATCCGCGTGAAGCTGGTGGGCAAGGGCTCGCTGGAGTCGGCCCAGGCCATGTTGGATGGCAAGGAGAAGCCCACGGTGTGGAGCCCGGCCGACAGCGCCGTGCTGCGCATGCTGGAGTCGGACTGGTCGACGGACCCGCAGCGTGGGCAGCTCTTCGCCACCAGCGGTGACGACGCGCCGCAGCCGCTGGTGATCACGCCGCTGGTGTTCGTGGTGTGGGAGGACCGGGCGGAGGTGCTGCAGAAGATCTCCGGCGGCGTGGTGTCGTGGAAGGCCATCCACAAGGCGGTGGCGAGCGATCAGGGCTGGCCGGCCATTGGAGGAAGGTCGGAGTGGGGCTTCGTGAAGCTGGGCCATACGGACCCCACGCGCTCCAACTCGGGCCTGCAGGCGATGCTGCTGGCCACGCTGGAGTTCTACGGCAAGCGCTCGGGCCTGACGGTGGGAGACCTGCTCAAGCCCGAGTACCAGACGTGGGTGAAGGAGCTGGAGAAGGGCGTCACCCGCTTCGAGACCTCCACGGGCACCTTCATGACGGACATGGTGCGCTTCGGCCCGTCGAAGTACGACGTGGCGGTCGTCTACGAGAACCTGGCGATTTCCCAGCTCGCCAACGCACAGGGCCGATGGGGCAATCTGAAGGTGTACTACCCGGCGCTCACCCTGTGGAGCGACCACCCGGCGGCGCTGGTGCAGGCCGACTGGGTGACGCCGGAGCAGAAGGACGCGGCGCGCAAATTCCTCACGTATCTACGCAGCCGCCCGGTGCAGGAGCGCGCGCTGGCGTTCGGCTTCCGGCCGGCGGATCCCTCGGTGCCGCTCAAGACGCAGGACGCGGCCAACCCCTTCACGCGGCTCGCGCCACAGGGCATCCAGGTGGACGTGCCGCCCGTGGCCGAGGTGCCCGAGGGGCCGGTGGTCCGCAATCTGCTGACGATGTGGTCACGCGTGGTGGGCACCGCGCGCTGAGGCACGCGACAACCCGGCGTCGAGCGCCACCCCGAGCGCCACGCCCACCGCGTAGCAGAAGAGATCCGACACGAGGAATCCACGGCCCAGCACCAGGGCGACGAGGGGGTGGGCCCGGAGTGCATCGAGCCAGGGAGGGTGGAAGAGCTGGCTGAGCTCGATGAGCACGGAGAAGCCCAGGGCGCCCGCCGCGGCGCGCCGCACGGAGAGCCGGGGCCAGAGCAGGAGGATTCCCAGGTAGACGAGGGTGGCCCAGAGCGTGTCGCCCGCGTAGTCGGTGATGAAGTGTGGCAGCACGTGTCGGGCCACCGCGGAACGCGAGCCCAATCCCAGCGCGAGGGTGAGGAGCACGCACGGCACCAGGAGCGCGCGGGGGCGGGACGGGGCGCTGTGCGGAGACTGGCTCTGCATGCGCCGCAGTGAAGCCGCCGCGGCGGCCATCACGCAACCCGTGATGCGTGTGCCCTGCTCTCTCCGTCGTGGACGGAGACAGTGCGGGTGAAGTTGGAGACGGCCTCCTGCCAGCCTGGCTTCCAGTAGCGGAGCTACTCCACGACCCTCCAGGCCCCTGGTGGGCTTGCATGGCGGGGGCTTGGACGCTACCACCGGATACAATGGTCACGAAGGGTCGGGAGGCTCAGCGCGCGGGGGCCGCGGGGCCGGGGTATTCCGCATCCGAGGTGTTCGCGACGGTCTCTTCCCGATCCGCCAGGGCGCGACGCACGGAGCAGTGAGGAACGCATGAGTATGAAGTGGATGGGACTGGTGCTGTCGGTCGCGGTGACGGGCTCGGCTGTCGGGGCCGAGCCGCCGAAGGCCACACCGGCGATGATCGAGAAGGGCAAGACCGCGTACACCACCTACTGCCTGTCCTGTCACGGAGAGAAGGGTGAGGGCAACGGTCCGGCGGGCATGTATCTGATGCCCAAGCCGCGCAACTTCCTGACCGAGCCCTTCAAGAAGGGCAACAAGCCGGAGGACATCTTCCAGACGCTCACCACCGGCATTCCGGGGAGCACGATGATGCCCTTCTTGAACATGCCCGAGGAGGACCGCTGGGCGGTCAGCCACTACGTCATCGAGCTCCAGAAGCAGGGCAAGCCGGCGGACGCGAAGGGCAAGAAGAAGGCAGCGCCGAAGAAGTAGACGCAGTCCCGGAGGCGGGCTCATCGCCGCGTCAGATGAGCCCGTCCCAGCCCTGCTCGTTGCGGCGGAACGCGTCGCGGATGCGGTCCACCAGGGCGTCGGGCAGCGGGCCCTTCTCCAGGGCGCGCAGGTTGCTCTGGAGGTTCTCCGTGCGCGTGGTGCCCACGATGCAGCTGGCCACGCCCGGCACGAAGGCGGCGAAGCGCAGGGCCAGCTCGCTCCAGTCCAGGCCCTCGGTGTCCAGCGCCAGGGCGCGCATCCGCTCCCAGTACGTGGCGATGTCCGGGGCACCGGGGCGCTCGGCGAAGCGCCAGGGCGCGTTGCCCAGGGGCCGCTTGGCGATGACGCCGATGCCCTTCTCCCTCGCGACGGGCAGACCCCAGTCGATGACCTTCTGGTCGAAGACGTTGACGGACGTCTGCACGGAGCCGAAGGCCCCCGAGTGCAACGCCCACCTCAGGGGCGCGTTGTCCCCCGAGTACGCGGCCACGCGCACCTTGCCCTGCTCCACGGCGCGCCGGAGCGCGTCCACCACGCCCGGGCGCTCCAGCACGTCCACCGGACACGAGTGGAAGTGCACCAGGTCGATGACGTCGGTGCGCAGCCGGCCCAGGGCCAGGTCGATGCCCTGGGTGATGCAGGGGCCCGTCCAGTCCTCCACGCCGGGCACGCCGTAGCCGCACTTGGTGGAGAGGACGAACTCGTGCCGCCGCCCTTGCAGGTAGCGGCCGATGCGCTCCTCGGACAGCCCATAGCTGGGCGCCGTGTCGAGCAGGTTGATGCCCGCGTCCAGCACCCCGTGGAGCAGGGCCTCGGCGCTGGCCTCGGACAGCTCTGGACTTCCCACCGGCCCCGCTCCGAATCCCAGGACGGACACTTGAAGGCCGGTGTTGCCCAGAGGTCTGCGAATCATCACGTGCTCCCGCTTCCACGCGCGGCCAGGTCGATGAAGCCGCGAATCCAGATGAGGTTGATGGCGTGGCTGGCTTCTAGCGGAGTTCGCGTGGTGGTCTCCAGTGCCGTGGCGTAGGGCACCCCGCAGCGCAGGAAGTAGTCGGTGACGCTCCCATCGTTGTACTCGATGAGGCCGTCCGTGTCGGTGCGGTTGACGTCGTCCACCTTCTCCTCTCGCATGATGCGGGCATAGGCCGACGCGGCCTCCATGAGCGGCCGGTAGGCGCTCTTGTCCCCGAAGGTATAGGCGTAGGTGGCGGAGCCCGGCAGGTAGTTGTCCTGGTGGATGTCGAGCGCCGCGTCGGGAGCGGGGTAGCGCACGATGTCCGAGCGCACCGCGCGCGTCTCCTTGGGGCCTCCCTCGTAGAGCGCCCAGCGGAGGAAGGGCTCGCCGTGGTTGAGCTCGCCCTTCCACTCCCCGGGCGCGGTCTCGTAGCGCAGGAAGTCGTTGTTGGGTTTCTCGCCGCTGCGGTTGTAGCGGGTGCCGTCCTCGAAGCCCGAGGGGTTGATGCAGGGGTACACGCGCAGGCCCACGCGACGTTCACGGGCGTACGTGACGATGTCCTCGAAGTACTGGCACAACGTGAGCGGACCGGCGGGCTCCTCGCCGTGGAAGCCCGAGGTGATCACCAACCAACGCTCCCCGGGCACGGTGAGCCGGAAGAGCGGGTACTCGACACCTCCCTCGACGACTCGGGCGTACTCGTTCACCTCGGCGATGTCGGCGTAGGCGCGGATGCGGCGGGCGTACTCTTGGTAGTTGTGTGGCACCCCTCCAGGGTATCCACGGGAGAGGTGGGCCGGGGACGGAATTGGACCCCGGTCCATCCACGATGTGTGCTTCCGCGTGCACTCGGCTATTAGTGAGCGTTCATGTGCTCACGAACCCCGGCCGTCACCTGCTGGCGCTGCTCGGGGGTGAGGATGCGGTGGGCCTGCAGGGCGGCGTCGGCCACCTTGTGGGCGAAGGCCCGGAATGCGTCCACGCGCGCGTCCACCAGGGCGTGCACGGCGTTGCTGTCCGGGTTGGGGGACTCCCACTGACTCATCATCTGGGCCCGCGCGTCCTTCTGCTGCTCGAAGAGGCGCTTGCCGTCCTCGAAGAGCGAGTCCTTCAGCCCGTGGATGGCCTGCTTCTGGGCGTCGGTGGCCTTCAGGTCCTCCAGCTTGTCGTCCAGCTTCCAGGTGATCATCTGCTTCACGCGCTCGGGGTCGCGCGGGCCACCGCCGAAGTGTCCGCCGCGGAAACCCGACAGGAGGACGAAGGCGAGGACGGCGGAGCCGGCGAGGAGGATCTTGTTCTTCGTGGTCATGGCGTATGCTCCCAGGGGCCTTCCCGGCCCCGCGTTCTGCTCGTGGACGCCGTCAATCGGCGACGGTGTACAGAATGCGAGAGGCCCGTTGAGGGGGCTTTGTGGCGGGGTAAAGAAGTGTGAAGGCCACGCGGCGGGCTCCGGCCGGTGGGCTCCGGCCGCCTGGAGACCCCGGCCGCTCGCCCGCCCGGCGACCTGGCGGGAGAGGGCCCCACGCGGCCATCCCAGGTGGCAGGGCCTGTGCCCCATTCCCGACCTGATGGCTCCTTCACGGCCCGTGGAGGCCGTGGCACAAGGCGCCGGGGCCGACTTTCTGGCCCCGGACACGCCGTCCGGCCGGAAACTGGCGAGCGGCGTCTCGCTGAACAAATGTGATGCTGTAGACCCCCTTCCTGACTACCTTCCAGCCATGTCTTTTACCCATCTCCACCTGCACTCCCTGTACTCGCTCCTCGACGGCGCGATCCGGATGAAGGACCTCATCAAGACGGTGAAGGAGAAGGGGATGACGAGCGTGGCCGTGACCGATCACGGCAACATGTTCGCCACCATCGACTTCTACAAGAAGGCCAAGGACGCGGGCATCAAGCCGATCATCGGCATGGAGACCTACGTCGCCGGTCCCAAGGGCCGCAAGGATCGCACCGAGAAGGTGGGCCACCACCTCATCCTGCTGGCCAAGAACAAGGAGGGGTACGACAACCTCAAGTACCTCTCGTCCATGGCCTACCGTGAGGGCTTCTACTACCACCCGCGCATCGACAAGGAGCTCCTGAAGGACCACAGCAAGGGGCTCTTCGCGCTCACCGCCTGCCTGGGTGGCGAGGTGACGGGCGCGGCCTTCCGCGGGGACATGGACCACGCCCGCAAGGCGGCGCTCGAGTACAAGAACATCTTCGAGCCCGAGCACTTCTTCCTCGAGGTGCAGTCCAACGGGATGCCCGAGCAGGAGAAGGCCAACGAGAACCTCAAGCAGCTCAGCCGGGACCTGGCCATCCCGCTGTGCGCCACCGCGGACGCGCACTACATCAAGCGCGAGGACGCGCGCGCCCACGAGCTCCTCATGTGCATCGCCAGCGGCAAGACGCTCGCCGACGGCAAGCGCATGAAGCACTCCACGGACAAGCTCTACGTCACCAGTCCCCAGGAGATGCTGGAGTACTTCAAGGACACGCCCGAGGCCGTCCACAACACCCAGCGCATCGTCGAGCAGATCAACCTGGAGCTGAAGCTGGGCAAGCCCATGCTGCCCACCTTCCAGGTGCCCGACAGCCACACGCCGGACAGCTTCATGGCGGAGCTGGCGCGCAAGAACCTGGAGGAGCGCTTCAAGGAGATCGACCTGGCGCGCTTCCGCGCCGGCCAGCCGCCCGTGGACCGCGAGCCCTACAAGGCCCGTCTGGAGCTGGAGATCGGCGTCATCCAGAAGATGGGGTTCAGCGGCTACTTCCTCATCGTCCAGGACTTCATCAACTGGGCCAAGCAGAACGGGATTCCGGTGGGACCGGGCCGTGGCTCGGGCGCCGGTTCGCTCGTGGCCTACTGCCTGCGCATCACCGACCTGGATCCGCTCCCGTACAACCTCCTCTTCGAGCGCTTCCTCAACCCCGAGCGCGTGTCGATGCCCGACTTCGACGTCGACTTCTGCCAGGACCGGCGCGACGAGGTCATCAAGTACGTGGGCCGCAAGTACGGGGAGAACAACGTCGGGCAGATCATCACCTTCGGCTCGCTCAAGGCCAAGAGCGTGCTGCGCGACGTGTGCCGCGTCTTCGCGCTGCCCTTCAGTGAGGGGGACCGCATCGCCAAGCTGGTGCCCGAGGTGCTCGGCATCACGCTCAAGGACGCCATCGAGCAGGAGCCGCGCCTCAAGGAGATGATGGAGAAGCCCACCGCCATCGGGCAGGTGGAGGGCAAGGACGTCACCACCAAGGACGTGCTGGAGATCGCGCTCGCGCTGGAGGGCCTGCACCGCCAGCCCGGCATGCACGCGGCCGGCGTCGTCATCGCCGACAAGCCGCTGTGGGAGTTCGTGCCCACCTACCAGCCTCCGGGCCAGGACACCCTCATCACCCAGTTCGCCAAGGACGAGGTGGAGGCGGCGGGCCTGGTGAAGTTCGACTTCCTCGGCCTCAAGACGCTCACCGTCATCCAGAACGCGCTCAACCTCATCAACCGCAACCCACCGGACGGCAAGCCCATCCAGCGCGAGGACATCCCGCTGGATGACCCGGAGGTGTGGAAGCTGATGGCGGACGGCGACACCGCCGGCGTCTTCCAGATGGAGTCCAGCGGCTTCACCGAAATGGTGATGAAGCTCAAGCCGTCCTGCTTCGAAGACGTCATCGCCGCCGGCGCGCTCTACCGCCCGGGTCCGCTCGACTCGGGCATGGTGGACGTCTTCATCAACCGCAAGCACGGCCGCGAGCCGGTGGTGTACCCGCACCCCCTGCTGGAGCCCGTCCTCAAGGACACCTACGGCGTCATCGTCTACCAGGAACAGGTGATGCAGATCTCCCAGGTGCTGGGAGGCTACACCCTGGGCCGCGCGGACCTGCTGCGCCGCGCCATGGGCAAGAAGAAGGCCGAGGTCATGCAGGCCGAGCGGGCCGGCTTCCTCGAGGGGTGCAAGAACAACAACGTCGACCTGAAGGTGGCCGGCGAGATCTTCGACCTCATGGAGAAGTTCGCCGAGTACGGCTTCAACAAGAGCCACTCGGCGGCCTACGGCCTCGTCACGCTCCACACGGCCTGGCTCAAGGCGCACTACCGCGTGGAGTTCATGGCGGCCCTTCTCACGAGCGAGAAGGAAAACACCGACAAGGTGGTGCTGCACATCGGCGAGGCCCGGCAGTCGGGCGTGCAGGTGCTGCCGCCGGACGTGAACCAGTCGGACATGGCCTTCGGCGCGGTGGAGGGGAAGATCCGCTTCGGCCTGGGCGCCATCAAGGGCGTGGGCGAGGGGGCCATCGAGGCCATCGTCGAGGCGCGCAAGGAGGGCCCCTTCAAGAGCCTGTTCGACTTCTGCGAGCGCGTGGACTCGCGGAAGGTGAACCGCAAGGTGTTGGAGCAATTGGTGAAGGCGGGCGCCTTCGACTTCGAGAATCGCCCGCGGCGGCAGCTCTTCGAGAGCATCGAGCGCGCGATGAGCCGCGGCTCCAGCAGCCAGAAGGACAAGGCCGCGGGGCAGAGTTCGCTCTTCGGGATGCTGGGCGGTGGTTCCTCGGGCGGCGGCGGCGGGATGAAGGACGACTACGTCCAGGTGGAGGAGTGGTCGGAGAAGGAGCGCCTGGCGCTGGAGAAGGAGGCCATCGGCTTCTACGTGTCGGGCCACCCGCTGTACCAGTACGACAAGGAGCTCAAGCGCTACGCGCGGCCCATCACCGCGGTGCAGCGCGCGCGCAAGGACGAGAAGCTCACCATCGCGGGCATCGTCGCGGCGCTGCGCGAGCGGCCCACCAAGACGGGCAAGCGCATGGCGTGGGTGACGCTGGAGGACCTGTCCGGCTCCATCGAGCTGGTGTGCTTCCCGGGCAAGGACGGCACGCGCAACGTGATGGGCAAGGACGGCAAGTGGACGAAGCAGGGGCCCAAGCCCGGCTTCGAGCACTGGGAGCCGCTGCTCAAGAGCGATGATCCCATCCTCGTGACGGGCACGGTGCAGCTCAACCAGCGCGACGAGGACACGCCGGTGGCGGAGCTCATCGTCGAGGACATCCAGAGCCTCAAGGCCGTGCGGGAGAAGCGCACCAAGCGGCTGGAGCTGCGGCTGCCGGTGGACCTCGCGACGGAGGAGCGCATGGCGAAGCTGGCGGAGATCGCGAAGCAGTACGCGGGCGCGACTCCGGTGGCCGTGAGCCTGCTGTTCGCCAACGAGGCGGAGGCGCTCATCGGCAACACCTCCATCAAGGTGCAGGTGAGCGACGAGCTCATCCAATCCGTGGAGCGGCTCTTCGGCATGAAGGTGGTCGAATTCGGCTGAGCGCGGGCGTGGACGCTGCCCGGGCGTTCTGCTCAAGTGGCCCTCCTCCACGAGGGAGGGCCTTGAATGACGGCGGCATATCAGTCACTGCGCATCGAACAGGCGGACGGCATCGCCGAGGTGGTGCTCACCGGTCCCGGCAAGGGCAACGCGCTCGGGCCGGACTTCTGGCGCGAGATGCCCGAGGCGCTCCGGAAGCTCGACGCGGATGACTCGGTGCGCGTCGTCCTCCTGCGCGGCGACGGCTCCCACTTCACCTACGGCCTCGACTTGATGGCCATGATGGAGACGCTCGGGCCGCTGCTCACGGGCGAGGGCAACCTCGCGCTCGAGCGCACGAAGCTGCTCCAACTCATCGACACCATGCAGGCCTCCACCGAGGGGCTCGCCCGCTGCCGCAAGCCGGTGCTGGCGGCGGTGCACGGCTGGTGCATCGGTGGCGGTATCGATCTCATCGCCGCGTGCGACTTCCGCTACTGCTCGCGCGAGGCGAAGTTCTCCCTGCGCGAGGTACGCGTGGGCATCACCGCGGACCTCGGCGCGCTGCAGCGGCTGCCGCGCATCATCGGCGAGGGGCACACGCGCGAGCTCGCCTATACCGGTGGCGACATCGACGCGGACCGCGCCCTCCAGATGGGACTGGTGAACCAGGTCTTCGCCACCCCCGAGGAGTTGCTGGCCGCGGCGCGCGCCACCGCACGGAAGATCGCCGACAACCCTCCGCTCGTGGTGCAGGGGGCCAAGCAGGTAATGGAGTATTGCGCGGACAAGTCCGTGGCGGACGGCCTGCGCTACGTGGCGGTGTGGAACTCCGCCTTCCTTCAGTCACATGACCTCGCCGAGGCCTTCGCGGCATACGCCGAGCGGCGGCCTCCGCGCTTCCAGGGGAGATGAGTCACATGGCACAGGGTGTATTTCGAGATGATCTGCTGGCGGGCAAGGTGGCCTTCATCACCGGCGGCAGCAGTGGCATCAACCTCGGTATCGCCGAGGCCTTCGTGAAGGCGGGCGCCAAGGTCGTCATCAACGGCCGCAACGTGGAGAAGCTGGAGGCGGCCGTGAAGGGCCTCCAGGCGCATGGCACCGCCATGGGCGTGCCCGCGGACGTGCGCAACTACGAGTCCGTGGAGAAGGCCATCCAATCGGCGCGTGATGCCTATGGGGAGCTCGACATCCTCGTGTGCGGCGCGGCGGGCAACTTCCCCGCTCCCGCCCTGGGCATGTCCTCCAATGGATTCAAGTCCGTGCTGGAGATCGACGTGCTCGGCACCTTCAACGCCTGCCGCGCCGCCTTCGAGCACCTGCGCAAGCCGGGCGCCAGCGTGCTCAACATCTCCGCGCCCCAGGCCTACCTGCCCATGGCCATGCAGGCCCACGTCTGCGCCGCCAAGGCTGGTGTGGACATGATTACCCGCACCCTCGCCATCGAGTGGGGTGGGGTGGGCGTGCGCGTCAACTCCATCACCCCCGGCCCCATCGACGACACCGAGGGCATGCGCCGGCTCGCCCCGGGCGACGACACCCGCCAGAAGCTCACCCGGGCCCTGCCCCTGCAACGCTTCGGTACGAAGCAGGACATCTCGCAACTCGCGCTTTTCCTGGCGTCGGATGCGGCCTCATACATCACCGGCTCCATCATGGTGTGTGACGGTGGCCAGTCGCTGCTCGGCTCCGGCC contains:
- a CDS encoding VWA domain-containing protein, producing MWKLRWGVLAVVMLLAACKESNPGTSSAPGATRKPQVAGGGRPVVLTVAYGSEKKSWFEEQARAFERSGAKTKSGRSIRVEGRAMGSGEAVQDIVSGKLRAHVYSPASSAYLPLLNSAWMTSKGKTTPVVGEGEPLLLSPIVIAMWKPMAEALGWPGKPIGWADLMKVAADKRGWGAYGHPEWGRFKLGHTHPDSSNSGLLSVLAEAYAGSGKTRGLTVADVEHKKTKALLAEIEGTVVHYGKSTGFFSDKMLQRGPGYLSAAVLYENLVIESYGKQTDAPFPLVSIYPVEGTFWSDHPYAVLDADWVGAEEREAAQAFMAFLKARPAQERALALGFRPADPAVAIAAPVDAAHGADPKQPQTLLEVPGADVLEKLLAVWRETKKPTDITFVFDKSGSMSGRPLAEAKVGAKRFLESLSDRDEVTLVLFDNNVYPPLGPMTLGKGRAELLGRVDNIIAEGGTALYSATQTAYKLARERAQKEPGKIHAVVVMTDGKDEHSTITLGDLEQGLNASSEENPVRIFTIAYGNGAEGKVLERIAEAAKGSSAKGGVEDIVQVYRDMASFF
- a CDS encoding aldo/keto reductase, producing MIRRPLGNTGLQVSVLGFGAGPVGSPELSEASAEALLHGVLDAGINLLDTAPSYGLSEERIGRYLQGRRHEFVLSTKCGYGVPGVEDWTGPCITQGIDLALGRLRTDVIDLVHFHSCPVDVLERPGVVDALRRAVEQGKVRVAAYSGDNAPLRWALHSGAFGSVQTSVNVFDQKVIDWGLPVAREKGIGVIAKRPLGNAPWRFAERPGAPDIATYWERMRALALDTEGLDWSELALRFAAFVPGVASCIVGTTRTENLQSNLRALEKGPLPDALVDRIRDAFRRNEQGWDGLI
- a CDS encoding c-type cytochrome codes for the protein MSMKWMGLVLSVAVTGSAVGAEPPKATPAMIEKGKTAYTTYCLSCHGEKGEGNGPAGMYLMPKPRNFLTEPFKKGNKPEDIFQTLTTGIPGSTMMPFLNMPEEDRWAVSHYVIELQKQGKPADAKGKKKAAPKK
- a CDS encoding DUF2809 domain-containing protein is translated as MLLTLALGLGSRSAVARHVLPHFITDYAGDTLWATLVYLGILLLWPRLSVRRAAAGALGFSVLIELSQLFHPPWLDALRAHPLVALVLGRGFLVSDLFCYAVGVALGVALDAGLSRASARGAHHA
- a CDS encoding substrate-binding domain-containing protein — translated: MKPKVFIILGFLVAVGAVLFITSSNGDKARQQGGTETAPSQTRTSGPVTEISFLYSTEKKEWVEAAVAGFQQENPSIRVKLVGKGSLESAQAMLDGKEKPTVWSPADSAVLRMLESDWSTDPQRGQLFATSGDDAPQPLVITPLVFVVWEDRAEVLQKISGGVVSWKAIHKAVASDQGWPAIGGRSEWGFVKLGHTDPTRSNSGLQAMLLATLEFYGKRSGLTVGDLLKPEYQTWVKELEKGVTRFETSTGTFMTDMVRFGPSKYDVAVVYENLAISQLANAQGRWGNLKVYYPALTLWSDHPAALVQADWVTPEQKDAARKFLTYLRSRPVQERALAFGFRPADPSVPLKTQDAANPFTRLAPQGIQVDVPPVAEVPEGPVVRNLLTMWSRVVGTAR
- a CDS encoding Spy/CpxP family protein refolding chaperone — protein: MTTKNKILLAGSAVLAFVLLSGFRGGHFGGGPRDPERVKQMITWKLDDKLEDLKATDAQKQAIHGLKDSLFEDGKRLFEQQKDARAQMMSQWESPNPDSNAVHALVDARVDAFRAFAHKVADAALQAHRILTPEQRQQVTAGVREHMNAH